A region of Chlamydiales bacterium STE3 DNA encodes the following proteins:
- a CDS encoding Methylamine utilization protein MauG (Product derived from UniProtKB/Swiss-Prot:Q49128;Gene name derived from UniProtKB/Swiss-Prot:Q49128;EC number derived from UniProtKB/Swiss-Prot:Q49128), whose amino-acid sequence MLYRIILFFTIAILALFLGYKMMHGKAEKLPASSEETIIPPLGLPPIPWPEDNPYTKDKAELGRLLYFDKRLSSDQTISCASCHNIQCGYSDGKTIAVGISDYLGTRNSPTIINTAYAKHLFWDGRASSLEEQSKGPIANPKEMSAIIDADEAHRQCVDRIRNSKGYRALFMKVFGTEDITLDDIAKAIATYERTLLSGNSPYDRYQAGDRSALTQEQVRGLELFNKVKCSHCHTGFNFGDDRFLNIGIGMDKPNPDTGRYEITKDDRDWGGFKVPTLREIEHTPPYMHDGSLQTLEEVIDYYDKGGIKNKNLHPLIKPLNLSPEDKQALVSFLKSLSGEGWKNFKEPTQFPE is encoded by the coding sequence ATGTTGTATCGTATTATTTTATTTTTTACTATAGCTATTCTTGCCCTATTTTTGGGGTATAAAATGATGCATGGTAAAGCGGAAAAATTGCCTGCAAGTTCTGAGGAGACTATTATCCCGCCTCTAGGGCTCCCTCCTATACCATGGCCAGAGGACAATCCCTACACTAAAGACAAAGCAGAACTAGGTCGTTTACTTTATTTTGACAAAAGACTCTCCTCTGATCAGACAATTTCATGTGCCTCATGCCACAATATTCAATGTGGTTACAGTGATGGTAAGACGATAGCAGTCGGTATTAGTGACTATCTCGGCACCCGCAACAGCCCTACCATTATCAACACAGCATATGCTAAGCATCTTTTTTGGGATGGAAGAGCCTCATCTTTAGAAGAACAAAGTAAAGGGCCTATTGCAAATCCAAAAGAAATGTCTGCAATCATAGATGCTGATGAAGCACATCGCCAATGTGTGGATCGCATCAGGAATTCAAAAGGGTATAGAGCATTATTTATGAAGGTTTTTGGCACAGAGGACATTACCCTTGACGACATTGCAAAAGCGATTGCCACTTACGAACGCACCCTGCTTTCCGGGAATTCTCCCTACGATCGTTATCAAGCAGGGGATCGTTCAGCGCTCACTCAGGAGCAAGTGCGCGGTTTAGAACTTTTTAATAAAGTAAAGTGTTCGCATTGCCACACGGGCTTTAATTTTGGCGACGATCGTTTTCTGAATATTGGGATTGGTATGGACAAGCCTAACCCAGACACAGGACGGTATGAAATCACAAAAGACGATAGGGATTGGGGCGGTTTTAAAGTGCCGACTTTGCGGGAGATAGAACATACCCCCCCTTATATGCACGATGGTAGCCTGCAAACGTTAGAAGAAGTGATCGATTATTACGATAAAGGGGGGATCAAAAACAAAAATCTTCATCCTCTAATCAAGCCCTTAAATCTATCACCAGAAGATAAACAAGCGCTGGTCAGTTTTTTAAAATCCTTAAGTGGTGAAGGATGGAAGAATTTTAAAGAACCAACCCAATTTCCTGAATAA
- a CDS encoding putative NADP-dependent oxidoreductase YfmJ (Product derived from UniProtKB/Swiss-Prot:O34812;Gene name derived from UniProtKB/Swiss-Prot:O34812;EC number derived from UniProtKB/Swiss-Prot:O34812), with product MSAHFTNKQVILTSYPEGLPSSSTFAFKETPLPPLQEEDVLIQSLYLSVDPYMRLRMFNTPSYTDPFQLNHPLTGGVVGRVVESKHPHFRGGDIVLGHLDWALYNIAKGKDLEKIDPSYAPISTALGVLGMPGMTAYFGLLDIGRPKEGETVVVSGAAGAVGMIAGQIAKLKGCRVVGIAGTQEKIDYITNTLGFDSGINYKSAQFSTELYQACPKGVDIYYDNVGGDVTDQVMKLINWHARLVISGQISMYNLNQPDIGPRHFRTLIAKSALAKGFIVTQDYKERFQEGIQQVAEWMMQGKIKYIENIVEGLENAPKAFLGLFSGENLGKQIVKIAN from the coding sequence ATGTCTGCGCATTTTACAAATAAACAAGTCATCCTAACTTCCTACCCAGAAGGATTACCGAGTTCCTCTACCTTTGCATTTAAGGAAACACCTCTTCCCCCACTGCAAGAAGAAGATGTTCTCATTCAATCCCTCTATTTATCCGTTGATCCCTACATGCGTTTACGTATGTTTAACACGCCTTCCTATACCGATCCTTTCCAATTAAATCACCCACTTACAGGGGGAGTTGTAGGAAGGGTTGTCGAATCAAAGCACCCTCATTTTAGAGGAGGGGATATTGTATTAGGACACCTTGATTGGGCTCTTTATAATATTGCCAAAGGCAAGGATTTAGAAAAAATCGATCCCAGTTATGCCCCTATTTCAACAGCGCTGGGCGTGTTAGGAATGCCCGGTATGACTGCTTATTTTGGCCTGTTAGATATTGGACGACCTAAAGAAGGAGAAACTGTGGTTGTTTCAGGCGCCGCTGGCGCGGTTGGAATGATCGCCGGGCAAATTGCAAAGCTAAAAGGATGCCGAGTAGTGGGTATTGCCGGTACCCAAGAAAAAATAGACTACATCACAAATACTCTTGGTTTTGATTCTGGCATCAATTATAAAAGCGCTCAATTTTCAACAGAACTCTATCAAGCATGTCCTAAAGGAGTCGACATTTATTACGATAATGTTGGCGGTGATGTGACTGATCAGGTGATGAAACTGATTAATTGGCATGCACGGTTAGTTATTTCTGGGCAAATTTCTATGTACAACCTTAACCAACCGGACATTGGGCCACGCCATTTCCGGACATTAATTGCCAAAAGCGCTCTTGCAAAAGGCTTTATTGTCACGCAAGACTACAAAGAACGCTTCCAAGAAGGGATTCAACAGGTAGCCGAATGGATGATGCAGGGCAAAATAAAATACATTGAGAATATTGTCGAAGGATTAGAAAATGCCCCAAAAGCTTTTTTGGGTCTTTTTTCAGGGGAGAACCTAGGTAAACAAATTGTGAAAATTGCTAACTAA
- a CDS encoding Uncharacterized protein (Product derived from UniProtKB/Trembl:F8KYJ6) — protein sequence MLFRLLLLVQALTMTTIYPADIFWSGAIDNDFLESLNWSSKMLPSTADSAILSAEATSFSPSLRGAPKSDIVFQAIKFVDNTPFNFTLKLSVSRQLILDQEGVVNLGHLDQNFAVNGSSSILRFANQSSADSTGSNKIFYHIANSGRIRFVNNATASNAHINLSESGGLLEFFSNSSADKAQIVLSGNRATVTFFNHSKGGSAYLTSANNGNIVFANTAQAQSAQLDISKTTLTFENNSQANNAIITAKSTSIVTFQGSSSANSCLINAENSKVTFNNTAKGNSARINLNASQLTLNQNNTLGSLNTDANSVVSLNAFHLAIGHLNQDMVIEGTIHGFGGSLTKLGNGALSLNGESTYTGNTLIQSGKLLGNGKIGNDLTIAPGAIFSPGNNTIGTFTIGGNYNQSRESILQIPLNGNGQSSLVQAEGIASLSGELQAFSIDGTYAIGKEYVVVNSNLGILNSFQNVKLNNAYFLPAIHYTNNKAFLSLTPNFAGSAFTCNEAKIAAQIDTLTQPSETQLDLINHLAQETIDDLRMSLSKMSGEQYISFLYLDEKNNNHFLRRIDALVPFFYKECFDDYEPAAYGCNSWLNLGGGKGCFSTPYKTYYNSEWDVSGGASKFVSDEWVVGFAGNYINSQLKYRLGGQGKLQQGKFALYSFYVLPSYYLSFNAIGGLGKCKLQRKLGISGISHAKSHFTLADGTLYGEIGQNIYFLDMGIQPFLGLQFTHLHRSTAKERRASLLNLKATNRGYSLLASRLGVHLYQPFRHGIGLQGELVWRHNNYRNARSMKIRFLNFGRSFNLKIQPLSTNAFEYVLNLSKKFNEQIYGFLECSGEYSTKHRSYEISAGIHAQF from the coding sequence ATGTTATTCCGCTTATTATTGCTAGTCCAAGCCCTCACCATGACCACTATTTATCCTGCTGATATTTTTTGGTCTGGAGCAATTGACAACGACTTTTTAGAAAGTTTAAATTGGAGCTCTAAAATGCTTCCAAGCACTGCAGATAGTGCCATTTTAAGTGCAGAAGCAACTTCATTTAGTCCGTCATTGAGAGGCGCACCAAAAAGCGATATCGTCTTTCAAGCAATTAAATTTGTAGATAACACGCCATTTAACTTCACTCTCAAACTATCTGTTTCAAGACAGCTCATCCTTGATCAAGAAGGGGTCGTTAATCTTGGACATTTAGACCAAAATTTTGCTGTTAACGGATCATCCTCTATCTTGCGTTTTGCTAATCAATCTTCAGCTGATTCAACGGGATCTAACAAGATTTTCTATCATATCGCAAACTCAGGAAGAATACGCTTTGTCAACAATGCTACGGCCTCTAATGCACACATTAATTTAAGTGAATCAGGAGGATTATTAGAGTTTTTTTCAAATTCTTCTGCTGACAAAGCCCAAATTGTCCTATCAGGAAATCGTGCAACTGTTACCTTCTTTAACCATAGCAAAGGGGGCTCGGCTTACTTAACAAGTGCCAATAACGGCAACATTGTGTTCGCAAATACAGCACAAGCGCAATCTGCCCAATTAGATATCAGCAAAACAACACTTACTTTTGAAAATAACAGCCAGGCCAATAATGCCATTATCACCGCTAAATCCACATCAATCGTTACTTTCCAAGGCTCTAGTTCTGCAAATTCTTGCCTGATTAATGCAGAGAACAGTAAGGTCACTTTTAATAACACTGCTAAAGGAAACTCAGCTCGTATCAATTTAAATGCATCACAACTGACCTTAAACCAAAACAACACTTTAGGATCCTTGAATACTGACGCAAACAGCGTTGTCTCATTAAACGCCTTTCATCTTGCCATCGGCCATCTCAATCAGGATATGGTCATTGAAGGAACCATTCACGGATTTGGCGGAAGCCTTACTAAGTTGGGAAATGGAGCATTAAGTCTAAATGGCGAAAGCACTTATACTGGAAATACCCTCATTCAATCAGGGAAACTTTTAGGTAATGGAAAAATTGGGAATGATCTAACGATAGCTCCAGGAGCAATTTTTTCTCCGGGAAATAACACTATCGGGACTTTCACCATTGGAGGAAACTACAATCAAAGTAGAGAAAGCATTTTGCAGATCCCTTTGAATGGGAATGGGCAAAGCAGTTTGGTGCAGGCAGAAGGCATAGCATCTCTTTCCGGAGAGCTTCAAGCTTTTTCTATTGATGGCACTTATGCTATTGGAAAAGAGTATGTCGTCGTTAACAGTAACCTTGGGATTTTAAACTCTTTTCAAAATGTAAAATTGAACAATGCTTATTTTTTACCAGCTATTCACTATACTAATAACAAGGCCTTTCTAAGCTTAACACCTAATTTTGCAGGAAGCGCATTCACATGCAACGAAGCAAAAATTGCAGCCCAAATTGACACTCTCACCCAGCCTTCAGAGACTCAACTCGATTTGATTAACCACCTCGCTCAAGAGACTATTGACGATTTAAGGATGTCATTAAGCAAAATGAGCGGCGAGCAGTACATCAGCTTTCTTTATTTGGATGAGAAGAACAATAACCATTTCCTAAGGCGTATTGATGCGCTAGTCCCCTTTTTCTACAAGGAGTGCTTTGATGATTATGAACCCGCTGCCTATGGATGCAATAGCTGGCTAAACTTAGGGGGAGGGAAGGGATGCTTTTCCACACCTTATAAAACCTATTACAATAGTGAATGGGATGTGTCGGGAGGTGCTTCGAAATTTGTTAGCGATGAATGGGTGGTAGGTTTTGCTGGCAATTATATTAATAGCCAACTTAAATATCGTTTAGGAGGCCAGGGCAAGTTGCAACAAGGAAAATTTGCTCTCTACAGTTTTTATGTGCTCCCCTCCTACTATTTGTCATTTAATGCCATTGGGGGGCTTGGAAAATGTAAACTTCAGAGAAAACTAGGGATTAGCGGTATCTCTCATGCAAAATCGCACTTTACTCTAGCGGACGGAACACTTTATGGTGAAATAGGACAAAATATTTATTTTTTAGATATGGGCATTCAACCATTTTTGGGGCTACAGTTCACTCATTTGCATCGCAGCACTGCGAAAGAACGCAGGGCTTCCCTTTTAAACCTTAAAGCAACCAATAGGGGCTATAGCCTACTGGCAAGCCGTTTGGGTGTACATCTCTACCAGCCTTTTAGACATGGAATAGGCCTACAAGGGGAATTAGTTTGGCGACATAACAATTACCGCAATGCGCGAAGCATGAAAATACGGTTTTTAAATTTTGGCCGTTCCTTTAATTTAAAAATCCAGCCGCTCAGCACTAATGCCTTTGAATATGTGCTAAATCTTTCCAAAAAATTCAATGAGCAAATCTATGGTTTTTTGGAATGTTCGGGTGAGTATTCCACTAAGCATAGAAGCTACGAAATTAGTGCTGGAATCCATGCACAGTTTTAA